A genomic window from Brassica oleracea var. oleracea cultivar TO1000 chromosome C8, BOL, whole genome shotgun sequence includes:
- the LOC106312670 gene encoding uncharacterized protein LOC106312670 encodes MEGRRITASPRPCSGRRVVAKKRTRPDGFVNSVKKLQRREISSRKDRAFSISTAQERFRNMRLVEQYDTHDPKGHSLVALPFLMKRTKVIEIVAARDIVFALAHSGVCAAFSRETNRRICFLNVSPDEVIRSLFYNKNNDSLITVSVYASDNFSSLKCRSTRIEYILRGQPDAGFALFESESLKWPGFVEFDDVNGKVLTYSAQDSVYKVFDLKNYTMLYSISDKHVQEIKISPGIMLLIFKRATSHVPLKILSIEDGTVLKSFNHLLHRNKKVDFIEQFNEKLLVKQENENLQILDVRNAQLMEVSRAEFMTPSAFIFLYENQLFLTFRNRNVSVWNFRGELVTSFEDHLLWHPDCNTNNIYITSDQDLIISYCKADTEDQWIEGNAGSINISNILTGKCLAKITSSSGPPKEDESSSSSSSLGNNSKQRRNAVAEALEDITALFYDEERNEIYTGNRHGFVHVWSN; translated from the exons ATGGAAGGAAGAAGGATCACAGCTAGCCCTAGACCTTGCAGTGGAAGAAGAGTCGTGGCGAAAAAGAGGACTCGCCCCGATGGGTTCGTGAACAGCGTTAAGAAGCTCCAGCGAAGAGAAATCTCGTCTCGGAAAGATCGAGCTTTCTCAATCAGCACTGCTCAGGAGAGATTCCGTAACATGCGTCTAGTG GAGCAATATGATACTCATGACCCCAAGGGGCATAGTTTAGTAGCGTTACCGTTTTTGATGAAGAGGACTAAAGTTATTGAGATTGTTGCTGCGAGGGATATTGTCTTTGCGCTTGCTCATTCTGGTGTCTGCGCTGCTTTCAGTAGAG AGACGAACAGGAGGATATGTTTTTTAAATGTGAGTCCAGATGAAGTTATAAGGAGCTTGTTTTACAACAAGAACAATGATTCCCTCATCACTGTCTCTGTTTATGCTTCTGACAATTTCAGCTCTTTGAAATGCAGATCCACTAGGATTGA GTATATTCTGAGAGGTCAGCCAGATGCAGGGTTTGCTCTTTTTGAGTCTGAGTCATTGAAATGGCCTGGTTTTGTAGAGTTTGATGATGTCAATGGAAAAGTGCTTACGTATTCTGCGCAGGACAG TGTGTACAAGGTTTTTGATCTGAAAAACTATACCATGCTGTATTCCATATCAGACAAACATGTTCAAGAAATTAAAATCAG TCCAGGGATAATGTTATTGATCTTCAAGAGAGCTACAAGTCACGTCCCTTTGAAGATTCTATCGATAGAAGATGGCACAGTTCTCAAGTCCTTTAATCATTTGCTTCACCGGAACAAGAAAGTTGATTTCATTGAACAATTTAATGAGAAACTTCTCGTGAAGCAAGAGAATGAGAATCTCCAAATTCTTGAC GTTAGAAACGCTCAACTAATGGAAGTTAGTAGAGCCGAGTTCATGACACCCTCTGCGTTCATTTTTCTCTATGAGAACCAGCTGTTTCTAACGTTCAGGAACCGGAACGTATCTGTGTGGAACTTTCGAGGAGAGCTCGTGACTTCCTTTGAGGATCATCTCCTATGGCATCCGGACTGTAACACAAACAATATCTACATAACAAGTGATCAAGATCTGATCATCTCATATTGCAAAGCAGATACCGAAGATCAGTGGATAGAAGGAAATG CGGGATCGATCAATATTAGCAACATATTGACTGGGAAATGCTTAGCTAAGATAACGTCAAGCAGTGGACCTCCAAAAGAAGATGAGAGCAGCAGCAGCAGTAGTTCCTTGGGGAACAACTCGAAGCAGAGAAGAAACGCTGTGGCTGAAGCTTTGGAAGACATTACGGCTCTGTTCTATGACGAAGAGCGCAATGAGATATACACAGGAAACAGACACGGCTTTGTTCATGTGTGGTCCAATTGA
- the LOC106309641 gene encoding uncharacterized protein LOC106309641 yields the protein MKTDDKKEKPAIPMLASEAPKPNAAMETQSTNGGGGRKGKKRSRKICICVTLLILLLIFVVPLVLGLTLFKPKRPITTIDSVAVDRLQASVDVLNLKVVLNLTLSVDLSLKNPNRVGFSFGNASALLNYGGKLIGEAPLPASRVGPENTLPMNITLTLMADRLLTDTQIINDVMSGSIPINTFVKVAGKVRVLKIFKIKVKSSSSCDIVISVANRNVTSQHCKYSTKL from the coding sequence ATGAAAACAGATGATAAAAAGGAGAAGCCAGCAATACCCATGTTAGCATCAGAAGCGCCCAAGCCAAACGCAGCCATGGAAACGCAGTCCACAAACGGCGGCGGCGGTAGAAAAGGGAAGAAACGCAGCCGCAAAATCTGCATCTGCGTCACACTCCTAATCCTCCTCCTCATCTTCGTAGTCCCCCTCGTCTTAGGCCTCACTCTCTTCAAACCCAAACGCCCGATCACCACCATCGACTCCGTCGCCGTGGATCGTCTCCAAGCCTCCGTCGACGTCCTGAATCTCAAGGTCGTCCTCAACCTAACGCTCAGCGTCGATCTCTCCTTGAAAAACCCTAACCGCGTCGGATTCAGCTTCGGCAACGCGTCGGCGTTGCTTAACTACGGCGGCAAGTTGATCGGAGAGGCGCCGCTTCCGGCGAGTCGAGTCGGGCCGGAGAATACGCTGCCTATGAACATAACGCTGACGCTAATGGCGGATCGGTTACTCACCGACACGCAGATTATTAATGACGTCATGTCTGGGTCTATACCTATCAACACTTTCGTTAAAGTCGCCGGGAAAGTAAGAGTTCTGAAGATTTTTAAGATTAAAGTTAAGTCGTCTTCGTCGTGTGATATTGTGATCTCTGTTGCGAATCGTAATGTTACGAGTCAACACTGTAAGTATTCGACTAAGCTGTGA
- the LOC106307621 gene encoding 50S ribosomal protein L17, chloroplastic, whose amino-acid sequence MAAIPMATATPTDSMSRVWSMTSLKSSLSSAVTCRLPSPSSRRPVLISSPSPRLPSFSGLSPVNPLISTGLPGWQSFEDGFKIIDGGGRVYAMRHGRRVPKLNRPPDQRKALLRGLTTQLLKHGRIKTTRARASAMRKFVDKMITLAKDGSLHKRRQALGFIYEKQIVHALFAEVPDRYGERNGGYTRIIRTLPRRGDNAPMAYIELV is encoded by the exons ATGGCGGCAATCCCAATGGCAACGGCCACTCCTACAGACTCCATGAGCAGAGTTTGGAGCATGACATCTCTCAAATCATCTCTCTCCTCCGCCGTAACTTGCCGTCTACCGTCCCCGTCTTCTCGCCGTCCCGTCCTCATCTCTTCTCCATCACCGCGTCTCCCTTCTTTCTCCGGTCTCTCTCCGGTTAACCCCCTCATCTCAACCGGTCTTCCAG GTTGGCAAAGCTTCGAGGATGGGTTCAAGATCATCGACGGCGGTGGCCGTGTGTACGCGATGAGGCACGGGAGGAGAGTCCCGAAGCTGAACAGACCACCGGACCAGAGGAAAGCTCTGCTCCGTGGGCTCACGACGCAGCTGTTGAAGCACGGGAGGATCAAGACGACTCGAGCTAGAGCCAGTGCGATGAGGAAGTTTGTGGATAAGATGATTACTCTCGCTAAGGACGGGTCTCTGCACAAGCGGAGGCAAGCGTTGGGGTTTATCTACGAGAAGCAGATCGTTCACGCGTTGTTCGCTGAGGTTCCGGATAGGTACGGGGAGAGGAATGGTGGGTACACGAGGATCATTAGGACTCTTCCGAGGAGAGGTGATAATGCTCCTATGGCGTACATTGAGCTTGTTTAA
- the LOC106312242 gene encoding protein SCARECROW — MAESSGKTTSSDNNSSSNRTVPPPPPPPASAMVRKRLASEMSSSSSLNNNQRPPPPHRASHLPDSNYIVTAAAVDSTTHPTPPVSVCGFSGLPVFPSDNNNRTAMSVQPMEQQDSSSSSPTVWVDAIIRDLINSSASVSIPQLIQNVRDIIFPCNPNLGALLEYRLRSLMLLDPPPSSSDPPPPPQPFEPLYHQQQQQQQQPKPPTPPPPPVQQQERENSPPPPETVTTTTTTTTTTAEALRERKEEIKRQKQDEEGLHLLTLLLQCAEAVSADNLEEANKLLLEISQLSTPYGTSAQRVAAYFSEAMSARLLNSCLGIYAALPSRWMPQTHSLKMVSAFQVFNGISPLVKFSHFTANQAIQEAFEKEDCVHIIDLDIMQGLQWPGLFHILASRPGGPPHVRLTGLGTSMEALQATGKRLSDFADKLGLPFEFCPLAEKVGNLDAERLNVRKREAVAVHWLQHSLYDVTGSDTHTLWLLQRLAPKVVTVVEQDLSHAGSFLGRFVEAIHYYSALFDSLGASYGEESEERHVVEQQLLSKEIRNVLAVGGPSRSGEVKFESWREKMQQCGFKGISLAGNAATQATLLLGMFPSDGYTLVDDNGTLKLGWKDLSLLTASAWTPCS, encoded by the exons ATGGCGGAATCAAGCGGTAAAACAACTTCTTCCGACAACAACAGCAGCAGCAACCGTACTGTTCCTCCTCCTCCTCCTCCTCCTGCTTCAGCTATGGTGAGAAAGAGATTAGCTTCGGAGATGTCTTCATCTTCTTCCTTAAACAACAACCAACGTCCTCCTCCTCCCCACCGTGCCTCTCACCTCCCTGACTCCAACTACATCGTCACGGCGGCGGCGGTGGACTCGACAACCCACCCGACACCACCTGTCTCTGTCTGCGGTTTCTCCGGTCTACCGGTTTTTCCTTCCGACAACAACAACCGGACAGCTATGTCCGTACAGCCAATGGAGCAACAAGACTCTTCTTCTTCTTCGCCTACTGTCTGGGTCGACGCCATTATCAGAGACTTAATCAACTCCTCTGCTTCAGTCTCCATCCCTCAGCTCATCCAAAACGTTAGAGACATCATCTTCCCTTGCAACCCTAACCTCGGCGCTCTCCTCGAGTACAGACTCCGCTCTCTCATGCTTCTTGATCCTCCTCCCTCCTCCTCCGACCCTCCTCCTCCTCCTCAGCCTTTTGAGCCTCTCTACCATCAGCAACAGCAACAACAACAACAGCCTAAGCCTCCTACACCTCCTCCTCCTCCGGTTCAGCAGCAAGAAAGGGAGAACTCTCCACCGCCGCCGGAGACCGTGACCACCACCACCACCACGACCACGACCACGGCGGAGGCGTTGAGAGAGAGAAAAGAAGAGATCAAGCGTCAGAAGCAAGACGAAGAAGGTTTGCATCTCCTCACTCTCCTCCTCCAATGCGCCGAAGCTGTCTCCGCCGATAACCTCGAAGAAGCCAACAAGCTCCTCCTCGAGATCTCTCAGCTCTCCACTCCCTACGGAACGTCCGCGCAGCGAGTCGCCGCTTACTTCTCCGAAGCCATGTCCGCCCGCCTGCTCAACTCCTGCCTCGGCATCTACGCGGCGTTGCCTTCGCGGTGGATGCCGCAGACGCACAGCTTGAAGATGGTCTCTGCCTTCCAGGTGTTCAACGGGATAAGCCCTCTGGTGAAGTTCTCGCACTTCACGGCTAACCAAGCGATTCAAGAAGCGTTTGAGAAGGAAGATTGTGTCCACATCATCGATTTGGACATCATGCAGGGGCTTCAGTGGCCTGGTTTGTTTCATATACTTGCTTCTAGACCTGGTGGGCCTCCTCACGTGCGTCTCACGGGTCTTGGTACTTCTATGGAAGCTCTTCAGGCTACTGGGAAACGTCTTTCGGATTTCGCGGATAAGCTTGGCTTGCCTTTTGAGTTCTGCCCTTTGGCTGAGAAAGTTGGGAACTTGGATGCGGAGAGACTCAATGTGAGGAAGAGAGAAGCTGTTGCTGTTCATTGGCTTCAGCATTCTCTTTATGATGTTACTGGCTCTGATACACACACTCTATGGTTACTCCAAAG ATTAGCACCTAAGGTGGTGACAGTAGTGGAACAAGACTTGAGCCATGCTGGTTCTTTCTTAGGAAGATTTGTGGAAGCAATACATTACTACTCGGCGCTATTTGATTCCTTAGGTGCAAGCTACGGAGAAGAGAGCGAGGAGAGACATGTGGTGGAGCAGCAGCTACTGTCTAAAGAGATAAGGAACGTATTGGCTGTTGGTGGACCGTCGAGGAGCGGTGAAGTGAAGTTTGAGAGCTGGAGGGAGAAGATGCAGCAATGTGGATTCAAAGGGATATCTTTGGCTGGGAATGCAGCTACGCAAGCTACGCTTTTGCTGGGGATGTTTCCATCGGATGGTTATACTTTGGTTGATGATAATGGTACACTTAAGCTTGGATGGAAAGATCTCTCGTTACTCACTGCTTCAGCTTGGACTCCTTGTTCTTAG
- the LOC106312017 gene encoding RNA-binding protein 5, which produces MDPGRFGRQQDWDNTSAPEGYGPEHDPNGRFGVSYDRGYRDDVYNHPPGHDMGPLPQSRRRNSEETYPRELRRQEKPSTDTNYDADFYHDAEVGSRNGYYRDQGHERSSRYDGRDDYSSSRSRNYHHNRDDSRGKDYDYARRSYDSDYERGSVRDGNRKSGDSQDRERNSRDREWGSRDREGDNRSFSRERDVSPQRRYEKSRSGSAGRDGFSRSRSRSPRGRSHGRSYREDSYEGDHWHGSERRREYEDRHDQDHFSATPSATVVVKGLSTKSTEEDLYQLLAEWGPLHHVRVIREQNSGISRGFAFIDFPTVDAARTMMNRVEHDGIIVDGRKLIFRYSTPRAGVPRRQENASRRGYGGNIVPSDWICTICGCINFARRTSCFQCNEPKTDDSPSAEVGLSNSTAGRRSSESGPTHVLVVRGLDEDADEEMIRYEFSKHAPIKDLRLVRDKFTHVSRGFAFVHFFSVEDATKALEATNGTILDKNGKILRVAYAKSVHGSGTGMPASSHASNLAAAAIEAAAFSQQYDGAGWAPKEYNHDEKQTGGQTQSIGEMASAPQSGYVWDESSGYYYDAASGYYYDGNSGLYYDSNSGIWYSYDPQTQQYVPCPDQNNDSKSTEKQPESAKTEKSSQQKVIISAAATPTVEKAISLPDAVQAAAAAAIASEKREKERVKEIKLASKSSILASKKKMSNVLTMWKQRTSETQTQRPSIGGENPPPTVLAEARSSFSSVQAKGKLTSDTVIAKERSTSSHGVATPSTTPITESSSSSKAGAPLMGVMRGSFGGASSSANVQVPPVLPSAPSPSVPVSAYGSGRRRFSEKPTAAPTHREQPQTSYRDRAAERRNLYGSSAPIENDLMDSSEDIMRKGASDPTPFPPGVGVRGTTTTEVSDYDVITEEKAIDESNVGNRMLRNMGWQEGSGLGRDGSGMKEPVQAQGVDRRAGLGSQQKKLDPEFEAQPGDTYRTVLHKKALARFREMSDNN; this is translated from the exons ATGGATCCTGGTCGATTTGGTCGGCAGCAAGATTGGGATAATACCAGT GCTCCGGAGGGTTATGGTCCTGAGCATGATCCTAACGGCCG GTTTGGCGTATCATATGATAGGGGATATCGGGATGATGTCTACAATCATCCACCTGGACATGATATGGGTCCTTTGCCTCAGTCTAGAAGGCGAAACTCTGAGGAAACTTATCCTCGTGAACTTCGTAGGCAAGAAAAGCCTTCCACCGATACAAACTATGATGCTGATTTTTATCATGACGCTGAAGTTGGGAGTCGTAATGGATACTACCGTGATCAAGGACACGAAAGGTCTTCACGATATGATGGCCGTGATGACTACTCTTCCAGTAGATCTAGAAACTACCATCATAACAGAGATGATAGCCGTGGAAAAGATTATGATTATGCTCGCCGGAGTTATGATTCCGATTATGAAAGGGGCAGTGTGAGAGATGGCAATAGGAAGAGTGGGGACTCGCAGGATAGAGAACGGAACTCACGTGATAGAGAGTGGGGTTCACGTGATAGAGAAGGGGACAATAGATCTTTCAGCCGTGAAAGAGATGTGAGTCCACAGAGGAGATATGAGAAATCTCGCTCTGGATCTGCTGGACGTGATGGGTTCTCTAGATCAAGATCAAGATCTCCTAGAGGTCGGAGCCATGGGCGAAGTTACCGGGAGGACAGCTACGAGGGAGATCACTGGCATGGAAGTGAGAGGCGAAGAGAATATGAAGATAGACATGACCAGGATCATTTTTCTGCT ACCCCATCCGCCACTGTTGTTGTGAAGGGTCTCTCAACGAAATCAACAGAAGAAGATCTGTACCAGCTTCTG GCTGAATGGGGTCCTCTGCATCATGTCCGTGTGATTCGGGAGCAAAATTCTGGAATTTCTCGTGGATTTGCATTTATTGATTTCCCCACGGTG GATGCCGCACGCACCATGATGAACAGAGTTGAGCATGATGGTATAATTGTGGATGGAAGGAAGCTGATTTTTCGTTACAG CACACCGAGGGCTGGTGTGCCCCGTAGGCAGGAAAATGCTTCTAGGCGCGGTTATGGTGGCAATATAGTTCCTTCAGATTGGATATGTACAATCTGTGGCTGTATCAATTTTGCACGGCGAACCTCTTGCTTTCAG TGTAATGAACCAAAGACCGATGATTCTCCTTCAGCTGAAGTAGGGTTATCCAACTCAACAGCGGGAAGACGAAGTTCTGAATCAG GTCCAACTCATGTCTTAGTTGTACGCGGGTTGGATGAAGATGCTGACGAGGAAATGATTCGGTATGAGTTTTCCAAACATGCTCCTATCAAG GATCTTCGTCTTGTCAGAGACAAATTCACGCATGTTTCACGAGGATTTGCATTTGTGCATTTCTTTTCG GTTGAGGATGCTACCAAGGCACTTGAAGCAACAAACGGTACAATTCTTGACAAGAATGGTAAAATCCTGAGAGTCGCATATGCAAAGAGCGTTCATGGTTCTGGAACTGGTATGCCAGCATCATCTCACGCCAGCAACCTCGCTGCTGCCGCAATTGAAGCAGCAGCATTTTCTCAACAG TATGACGGTGCGGGATGGGCTCCAAAGGAATATAATCATGATGAGAAACAAACTGGAGGGCAGACCCAGAGCATTGGGGAAATGGCTTCTGCTCCACAATCTGGCTACGTGTGGGATGAATCATCTGGTTATTACTATGATGCTGCTTCTGGATATTACTACGATGGAAATTCAG GTCTTTATTACGACAGCAATAGTGGGATTTGGTACTCGTATGACCCTCAAACGCAACAATATGTTCCTTGTCCTGATCAGAACAATGATAGTAAATCAACTGAAAAACAACCAGAGTCTGCCAAGACGGAAAAGTCCAGTCAACAAAAGGTTATTATCTCTGCAGCTGCTACCCCCACCGTAGAAAAGGCTATCTCCTTACCAGATGCGGTTCAAGCGGCGGCAGCAGCAGCAATTGCATCGGAAAAGAGAGAAAAAGAAAGAGTGAAGGAAATAAAACTTGCATCAAAGAGTAGCATACTGGCTAGCAAGAAAAAAATGAGTAATGTTTTAACAATGTGGAAGCAGCGGACCAGTGAAACACAAACACAACGTCCCTCAATTGGTGGTGAAAATCCACCACCTACCGTTCTGGCTGAAGCAAGGTCGTCTTTCTCCAGTGTACAAGCCAAGGGCAAGCTGACATCTGATACAGTGATTGCAAAGGAGAGATCTACCTCCAGTCATGGAGTTGCTACACCCTCAACAACTCCCATTACAGAAAGCTCGAGTAGCAGTAAAGCAGGAGCACCTTTGATGGGGGTGATGAGAGGTTCTTTCGGAGGAGCTTCTTCCTCAGCTAATGTACAAGTGCCTCCGGTTTTGCCTTCTGCTCCTTCCCCTTCTGTTCCGGTTTCGGCTTATGGGAGTGGGAGAAGAAGGTTCTCTGAAAAGCCGACCGCAGCGCCTACTCACAGAGAACAGCCTCAGACATCATACAGGGACCGTGCTGCGGAAAGAAGAAACTTATACGGTTCATCAGCTCCGATTGAAAATGATCTTATGGATTCAA GTGAAGATATTATGAGAAAAGGTGCATCAGATCCAACACCCTTTCCTCCTGGTGTGGGCGTACGTGGAACTACCACGACCGAAGTCAGTGATTACGATGTAATCACAGAAGAGAAAGCAATAGACGAAAGTAACGTGGGAAACAGAATGTTGAGGAACATGGGTTGGCAAGAAGGATCG GGTTTAGGGAGAGACGGGAGTGGAATGAAAGAACCAGTGCAAGCGCAAGGCGTTGATAGGAGAGCAGGACTTGGGAGTCAACAGAAGAAACTTGATCCTGAGTTTGAGGCTCAGCCTGGTGATACCTACAGAACTGTTCTCCATAAGAAAGCTCTTGCGAGGTTTCGTGAAATGTCTGACAATAATTGA
- the LOC106309559 gene encoding diphosphomevalonate decarboxylase-like, which produces MAAEKWVYMVTAQTPTNIAVIKYWGKRDEVRILPVNDSISVTLDPDHLCTVTTVAVSPAFDRDRMWLNGKEISLSGSRYQNCLREIRSRGGDVEDKEKGVKIEKKDWERLNLHIASHNNFPTAAGLASSAAGFACLVFSLAKLMNVEEDPSQLSAIARQGSGSACRSLFGGFVKWKMGSKDDGSDSVAVQLADEKHWDDLVIIIAVVSSRQKETSSTSGMRESVETSLLLQHRAKEVVPKRIVQMEEAIKNRDFASFTQLSCTDSNQFHAVCLDTSPPIFYMNDTSHRIISLVEKWNRSEGTPQVAYTFDAGPNAVLIARNRKVAVQLLQGLLYYFPPKSDTDMKSYVVGDNSILKEAGLDGENSVENLQPPPEIKDNIGTQDQKGEVSYFICTRPGRGPVVLPDQTQALLDPETGLPK; this is translated from the exons ATGGCGGCGGAGAAATGGGTGTACATGGTGACGGCTCAAACCCCGACGAACATCGCTGTGATTAAGTATTGGGGAAAAAGAGACGAGGTCCGTATCCTCCCCGTTAACGACAGCATCAGCGTAACTCTCGATCCCGATCACCTCTGCACCGTCACCACCGTCGCCGTCAGTCCAGCTTTCGATCGTGATCGAATGTGGCTCAATGGCAAG GAGATCTCTCTTTCAGGGAGTAGGTACCAGAACTGTTTGAGGGAGATTCGAAGCCGTGGTGGTGATGTTGAAGACAAGGAGAAAGGTGTGAAGATTGAGAAGAAAGATTGGGAGAGATTGAATCTTCATATTGCTTCTCATAACAATTTTCCTACTGCTGCTGGCTTAGCTTCCTCAGCTGCTGGATTTGCTTGTCTAG TTTTTTCTCTTGCAAAGTTGATGAATGTGGAGGAAGATCCAAGCCAGCTTTCTGCGATAGCCAG GCAAGGTTCAGGGAGTGCTTGCCGTAGTTTATTTGGTGGATTTGTCAAGTGGAAAATGGGGAGCAAGGACGATGGAAGTGACAGCGTTGCAGTTCAACTTGCTGATGAGAAGCATTGGGATGATCTTGTTATCATCATTGCTGTG GTGAGTTCACGCCAGAAGGAAACGAGCAGCACCTCTGGAATGCGTGAAAGTGTTGAGACGAGTTTGCTTTTACAGCACAGAGCAAAA GAAGTTGTGCCAAAACGGATTGTGCAAATGGAGGAAGCTATTAAAAACCGAGATTTTGCATCTTTTACCCAATTGAGCTGCACAGACAGTAATCAGTTTCATGCTGTTTGTCTAGATACATCTCCACCCATATTTTACATGAATGACACCTCCCACAG GATAATTAGCTTAGTTGAAAAGTGGAACCGTTCTGAAGGGACTCCACAG GTTGCTTACACATTTGACGCTGGCCCAAATGCTGTACTGATTGCTCGCAACAGAAAGGTAGCTGTTCAACTTCTCCAGGGGCTTCTCTACTATTTCCCTCCTAAGTCTGACACTGACATGAAGAG TTACGTAGTGGGAGACAATTCGATTCTAAAGGAGGCAGGATTAGATGGAGAAAACAGTGTAGAGAATCTGCAACCTCCACCTGAAATTAAAGACAACATCGGAACACAGGATCAAAAAGGAGAAGTCAGTTATTTTATCTGCACTAGACCTGGAAGGGGTCCCGTCGTGCTTCCCGACCAAACTCAAGCTCTTCTCGATCCGGAAACTGGTCTTCCCAAGTGA